AGCACAGGCTTCGAACGTCTCGGGCTGTGCGATGGAATGGCTGGTCACAGGCATATCCTTCTAAAGTGGTTCTTTCTGGACAGCGCGACTGGCGCTCTATCGGGTAAGCTCGCCGCGATTTGGCAGGTGAAAGCGCATGGTGGCAAACTCAGTTTCCTCGACCTCGGATGCATCAAGAGACGGTTTGGTCTCGATCATAACCCCTGCCTACAAGGCCGCCTCGGTTATCCGGGAGACGATTGATTCGGTGCAGGCGCAGACCCACACCAATTGGGAGATGCTGATCGCGGAGGATTGCGGACCCGATGACACTCGCAACGTGGTGCGCTCCCTGTCGCGCGGGGACAGCCGGATCAAACTGATCGAGCTGAGCGCGAATGGCGGCCCTGCTGCTGCTCGCAATCGTGCGCTCGCCCGGGCTAAGGGTCGCTGGATCGCCTTTCTCGACAGCGACGATCTGTGGCTGCCCAACAAGCTTGAGCGGCAAATCGATTTTCACCGGCAGATCCCCGATGCGGTTTTGTCCTTCACCGGATTTCGCCGGATCAGCGCCGATGCCAGCGCGACGGGGCTGTATATTCCGGTGCCTGCGCAGCTGACCTATCGCCAATTGCTCGGCAACACCGCGATTGCGACATCGAGTGTGATTGTGGACCGGGACAAGTCCGGCCCCTTCACCATGCGCCAGACCTATTATGACGATTTCGCCTGCTGGCTCGCGCTCATCAAAAATGGCGGGATTGCTGCCGGTCTGGACGAAGACCTGATGCGCTACCGCGTGATGGATGCCTCGGTCAGCCGCGACAAGCGCAACAGCGCGCTGCAAGTCTGGAACGCCTATCGCCGGATCGAAAAACTCGGCCCGCTGCAAAGCGCGTGGTACTTCTCCCAATATGCGGTGCGCGCGGTGAACAAATACCGCCAGTTCTGATCAAAGCTTCGGATGCGGGCGCCGATTCACTCGAGATCGGCTGCACTTCGGCTTTGCGATTCACCCGCTTCGGACCAATCCTGAAACCCGTTTTTCGCGCATTGAAGAAAGGTCGATTGTGGTGAGCAATTCCTCAGGTAGATCCTATGGCCGCCGCCGGGTTTTGGTGACAGGAGGGGCGGGCTTTCTCGGCTCACACCTGATCGACCGGCTGCTGAAACGCGGTGACGAGGTGTTGTGCGTCGACAACCTGTTCACCGGCGACAAAAGCAATATCGATCACCTTGCTGGCAACCCTCGCTTTGAATTCATGCGGCACGATGTGTGCTTCCCGCTGTTTGTCGAAGTGGACGAGATCTGGAATCTCGCCTGCCCCGCCTCTCCGATCCATTATCAGCACGATCCGGTGCAAACGACCAAGACGAGCGTGCATGGCGCGATCAATATGCTGGGCCTAGCCAAACGGTTAAAAGTGCCCATTTTCCAGGCCTCGACCAGCGAGATCTATGGCGATCCCAGCATCCATCCGCAGCCTGAGGAATATTGGGGCAACGTCAACACGATCGGCCCGCGCTCCTGTTATGACGAGGGGAAGCGCTGCGCTGAGACTTTGTTCTT
This genomic window from uncultured Erythrobacter sp. contains:
- a CDS encoding glycosyltransferase family 2 protein gives rise to the protein MVANSVSSTSDASRDGLVSIITPAYKAASVIRETIDSVQAQTHTNWEMLIAEDCGPDDTRNVVRSLSRGDSRIKLIELSANGGPAAARNRALARAKGRWIAFLDSDDLWLPNKLERQIDFHRQIPDAVLSFTGFRRISADASATGLYIPVPAQLTYRQLLGNTAIATSSVIVDRDKSGPFTMRQTYYDDFACWLALIKNGGIAAGLDEDLMRYRVMDASVSRDKRNSALQVWNAYRRIEKLGPLQSAWYFSQYAVRAVNKYRQF